One segment of Anatilimnocola aggregata DNA contains the following:
- a CDS encoding TadE/TadG family type IV pilus assembly protein, with amino-acid sequence MPHTTRRNRRGAAMVEGAIVLSVCALLLGMLELSLMLVNHTMMSEGARRVARAAIVRGDRCGSMGEWGPAQLTINANDSHAAAAVLREVLFTLPPADAQIQITWLDADNSAGDRVRVNVNHTHRPIVPVWGWNTGLVLSGTSTMQIMH; translated from the coding sequence ATGCCACACACTACTCGCCGCAACCGCCGCGGAGCGGCCATGGTCGAAGGAGCTATCGTGCTGAGCGTATGCGCGCTGCTGCTCGGCATGCTGGAACTATCGCTCATGTTGGTGAACCACACCATGATGTCGGAAGGTGCCCGGCGCGTTGCGCGAGCAGCCATTGTGCGTGGCGATCGCTGCGGCAGCATGGGCGAGTGGGGACCGGCCCAGCTGACTATCAACGCCAACGATTCCCATGCAGCAGCAGCCGTACTTCGCGAAGTCCTGTTCACGCTTCCGCCTGCCGATGCCCAGATTCAGATCACGTGGCTCGATGCTGACAACAGTGCTGGCGATCGCGTGCGGGTGAACGTGAATCACACGCATCGACCAATCGTACCTGTCTGGGGCTGGAACACTGGCCTCGTTCTCAGTGGCACTTCGACCATGCAGATCATGCATTAG
- a CDS encoding pilus assembly protein TadG-related protein — protein sequence MKPTTFKSQRRGKVLVLVLITLPALCGLIGLVIDGGLLTSNSRQLQHAADSAATAAAMEKRWGKSNTAALTVAQEFVQTHHRLTSTTVTLNSPPLSGPHVGSERHLEIILTTQQPTFFMRVLNGRTAETIAARACAGWEASTIPAAIVVLDPGPPPFQVSALPPFLPPLPAILGGLEVLGVGKVEVDGAVHVNTEWGGKDENNQQIGEPAGLLGLSHAVAATPLLSLSKLKARELRVVGGVDKVTNYGKLLSSDPPVLQAGRLPVPDPFRLLPTPTLATDPTNVRATQYGGRTIIGIPLIGPTITLEPGVYDYINVISGKVVFKPGIYILRRTNPVTQMALSVLAGEVTAEGVMFYITDTTNYAPASGAPDNTDGETTAPADHIVGTLVPVAAINVGLLGSKFTGLNDPGSPFHGMLVYQRRHDRRPIAIIQENILGAGAIRGAVYSKWGHTILVGKGDLDLRFVSGTMRIVALLDLDIDPTVTLPAAEDVYLVE from the coding sequence ATGAAACCGACCACCTTCAAATCACAGCGCCGCGGCAAAGTCCTGGTGTTGGTCCTCATCACCCTGCCCGCACTTTGCGGGCTGATTGGCCTGGTCATCGACGGCGGACTCCTCACGTCCAATTCGCGGCAATTGCAGCATGCGGCCGATTCCGCAGCCACCGCAGCAGCCATGGAGAAACGCTGGGGAAAATCGAACACGGCGGCGCTAACCGTGGCGCAAGAGTTCGTCCAAACGCATCACCGCCTGACGTCGACAACCGTCACACTCAATTCGCCTCCGCTCAGCGGCCCGCATGTTGGTTCCGAGCGACACCTGGAGATCATCCTTACCACTCAGCAGCCGACGTTTTTCATGCGTGTCCTCAACGGACGCACTGCCGAAACGATTGCGGCCCGCGCCTGCGCGGGCTGGGAAGCGAGCACCATTCCTGCCGCCATCGTCGTGCTCGATCCGGGGCCTCCGCCGTTTCAAGTCTCTGCACTGCCGCCGTTCCTGCCACCACTTCCGGCGATCTTAGGAGGACTTGAAGTGCTCGGTGTTGGCAAGGTCGAAGTCGACGGCGCGGTGCACGTAAACACCGAGTGGGGAGGCAAGGACGAGAACAACCAGCAGATTGGCGAGCCAGCCGGGTTACTCGGCCTGTCGCACGCAGTTGCCGCTACACCGCTCCTTTCGCTCTCGAAGTTGAAGGCCCGAGAATTGCGCGTGGTTGGCGGCGTCGACAAAGTGACCAACTACGGCAAACTGCTCAGTAGCGATCCGCCGGTGTTGCAGGCGGGTCGGTTGCCGGTTCCCGATCCGTTTCGCCTCTTGCCGACACCCACTCTGGCCACCGATCCCACTAACGTAAGGGCCACGCAGTATGGCGGGCGGACGATCATCGGCATTCCGCTGATTGGTCCCACCATCACCCTGGAACCAGGCGTATACGACTACATCAATGTGATCTCGGGCAAGGTTGTTTTTAAGCCGGGAATCTACATACTGCGGCGGACGAATCCCGTTACCCAAATGGCGTTAAGCGTGCTGGCCGGTGAAGTGACGGCCGAGGGAGTCATGTTCTATATCACGGACACGACGAACTATGCACCCGCTTCGGGCGCGCCAGACAACACCGATGGTGAAACAACCGCACCCGCCGATCACATCGTCGGCACGCTTGTTCCCGTGGCGGCGATCAACGTCGGCTTGCTTGGCAGCAAGTTCACGGGGCTCAACGACCCGGGCAGCCCATTCCATGGCATGCTCGTCTATCAACGTCGCCACGATCGTCGGCCCATCGCGATCATCCAAGAGAATATTCTGGGTGCCGGCGCGATTCGAGGTGCCGTTTATTCCAAATGGGGACATACGATTCTAGTTGGCAAGGGGGATCTCGACCTCCGTTTCG